The Myxococcales bacterium genome includes the window TTATGGCGTCATCGCCAAAGGCCGGAGGTGGCCCTTGCGCGGCCAACTCGCCCCCGCTAAAAGGCAGCATGCAAACGCGGCTGGAGCGCGATTATCGGTTCGAGGCGGCGCACTTTTTGCCTAAGGTGCCGCCAGGCCACAAGTGCGGCAAGCTGCACGGCCACAGCTACCTCGTGCGCGTCGCGATCGAAGGCGAGATTGGCGCGGCCACCGGCTGGCTGCTCGATTTTGCCGACCTCGACGTCGTGGTAAAGCCCCTGATCGAGCGGCTCGACCACCAAACGCTCAATGAGGTTGCAGGGCTGAACAACCCCACCAGTGAATTGCTCGCCGTATGGTTTTTCGACCAACTGCGCGGCAAGGTGCCCGTCACCGAGGTCATGGTTAGTGAAACCGTCAGCTCGCGATGTTACTATCGCGGCGCTTAAATGCTCGGCATCGCCACCTACAACGTCTTAAACGACCTCACCACCTGGGCGACCCGCCGGCCACTCGTCGTCGCGCAGCTTGCCGGCTTGGCGCCCGACGCGATCGCGCTGCAAGAGGTGGCGTGGACCAGCGGCGGCACCACGAG containing:
- the queD gene encoding 6-carboxytetrahydropterin synthase QueD, which produces MQTRLERDYRFEAAHFLPKVPPGHKCGKLHGHSYLVRVAIEGEIGAATGWLLDFADLDVVVKPLIERLDHQTLNEVAGLNNPTSELLAVWFFDQLRGKVPVTEVMVSETVSSRCYYRGA